From the Penaeus chinensis breed Huanghai No. 1 chromosome 28, ASM1920278v2, whole genome shotgun sequence genome, one window contains:
- the LOC125039954 gene encoding protein N-terminal asparagine amidohydrolase-like isoform X1 codes for MVIVVEGHPLTKTITSTEELYKCYPGLVEKGFHFAQQAEVQVPSHFTLFVAQGEYGVVPAKDTKVKIVGSDDATTCHVVVIRHPSGTTAVAHFDGRKNEEDALKAIVEKIHRIEDDTSDLELFVVGGYQPEEGSREAKRNESELLSLKILRMFSHHKCTFNLSLWCTVRLNTRAGMDGPMPIAYGVGVDMSNGLLFPAHFTSHEPNLPLRSASRWVSEGMLCDLYDHKNGTICIEPFYYKDMETFSYYVNLPDKVLLKNFSTSPRVEPPRFCDELRKVFQVFVDHPDPHNTLFPDNQGKIYGMNAEGLWEQLQY; via the coding sequence ATGGTTATAGTAGTTGAAGGGCATCCCTTGACTAAGACCATAACGTCGACTGAAGAGTTGTATAAATGCTATCCAGGGCTTGTAGAGAAGGGCTTCCATTTTGCCCAGCAGGCAGAAGTGCAGGTTCCCTCCCACTTCACATTATTTGTTGCTCAGGGGGAATATGGAGTTGTCCCTGCCAAAGACACGAAAGTGAAAATTGTGGGGTCAGATGACGCCACTACCTGTCATGTGGTAGTGATCAGGCACCCTTCGGGTACCACAGCTGTGGCACACTTTGATGGtcggaagaatgaggaggatgcCCTTAAAGCAATAGTAGAAAAGATACACAGAATAGAAGATGATACAAGTGACTTGGAGCTGTTTGTTGTAGGAGGTTACCAGCctgaggaaggaagcagagaggcAAAAAGGAATGAATCTGAGTTATTATCACTCAAGATCCTCCGGATGTTTAGCCATCACAAATGCACATTTAACCTTTCTTTGTGGTGCACAGTAAGACTCAACACCAGAGCTGGGATGGATGGCCCCATGCCTATTGCATATGGTGTTGGAGTAGATATGTCAAATGGACTCCTTTTCCCTGCACACTTTACCTCACACGAACCTAATTTACCACTGAGATCAGCATCTCGTTGGGTTTCTGAGGGGATGCTGTGTGATTTGTACGACCACAAAAATGGAACAATTTGTATTGAGCCTTTCTATTATAAAGATATGGAAACTTTTTCCTATTATGTAAACCTGCCAGACAAGGTCTTGTTGAAGAACTTTTCAACATCTCCAAGAGTTGAGCCTCCCCGGTTCTGTGATGAGTTACGGAAAGTGTTTCAAGTGTTTGTCGATCACCCAGATCCACACAACACCCTTTTTCCAGATAACCAGGGTAAAATTTATGGAATGAATGCTGAGGGACTTTGGGAGCAattgcaatattga
- the LOC125039954 gene encoding dnaJ homolog subfamily B member 9-like isoform X3, producing the protein MYSMWVTAALLLALAVLASCAKDYYEVLGISRSATDRDIKKAFRKLAVQYHPDKNKEPGAEEKFREIAEAYEVLSDEDRKREYDHMGHSAYAQKSAGGGGGHHNHAFHFNFDDLFKDFEFDSDFGNFGDFGHFGDFHTDHMRRHQQAHNRAHFGGQAHVYQQQQKRFSSGGNGGRTCRTVTQRVGNMVTTYTTCS; encoded by the exons ATGTATTCAATGTGGGTAACTGCTGCCCTACTCTTGGCCCTTGCTGTGCTGGCATCATGTGCTAAGGATTACTATGAAGTTTTGGGGATAAGCAGGAGTGCAACTGATCGGGATATAAAGAAAGCTTTCCGCAAACTTGCAGTTCAGTATCATCCAGACAAGAATAAGGAGCCAGGCGCTGAGGAAAAGTTTAGAGAAATTGCGGAAG CATATGAGGTCTTGTCTGACGAGGACAGGAAACGAGAGTACGACCACATGGGCCATTCTGCATACGCTCAGAAATCtgctggtggaggtggaggacacCACAACCATGCCTTCCATTTCAACTTTGATGATTTGTTTAAAGATTTCGAATTTGACAGTGATTTCGGGAACTTTGGAGACTTTGGACACTTCGGCGATTTT CACACGGACCACATGAGGCGGCACCAACAGGCCCACAACAGAGCTCACTTTGGTGGTCAGGCACATGTCTACCAACAGCAGCAGAAGAGGTTCTCAAGCGGAGGAAATGGTGGGAGGACCTGTAGGACTGTCACGCAGAGAGTAGGAAACATGGTCACCACCTATACCACCTGCAGCTAA
- the LOC125039954 gene encoding dnaJ homolog subfamily B member 9-like isoform X2 produces MYSMWVTAALLLALAVLASCAKDYYEVLGISRSATDRDIKKAFRKLAVQYHPDKNKEPGAEEKFREIAEAYEVLSDEDRKREYDHMGHSAYAQKSAGGGGGHHNHAFHFNFDDLFKDFEFDSDFGNFGDFGHFGDFGDGFMDMEDFFGGRGGGFGHDAFGSHDSFFGGGHFQHTDHMRRHQQAHNRAHFGGQAHVYQQQQKRFSSGGNGGRTCRTVTQRVGNMVTTYTTCS; encoded by the exons ATGTATTCAATGTGGGTAACTGCTGCCCTACTCTTGGCCCTTGCTGTGCTGGCATCATGTGCTAAGGATTACTATGAAGTTTTGGGGATAAGCAGGAGTGCAACTGATCGGGATATAAAGAAAGCTTTCCGCAAACTTGCAGTTCAGTATCATCCAGACAAGAATAAGGAGCCAGGCGCTGAGGAAAAGTTTAGAGAAATTGCGGAAG CATATGAGGTCTTGTCTGACGAGGACAGGAAACGAGAGTACGACCACATGGGCCATTCTGCATACGCTCAGAAATCtgctggtggaggtggaggacacCACAACCATGCCTTCCATTTCAACTTTGATGATTTGTTTAAAGATTTCGAATTTGACAGTGATTTCGGGAACTTTGGAGACTTTGGACACTTCGGCGATTTT GGAGATGGATTCATGGACATGGAGGACTTctttggtggaagaggaggcggcTTTGGCCATGATGCCTTTGGCTCTCACGATTCATTCTTTGGGGGTGGCCACTTCCAGCACACGGACCACATGAGGCGGCACCAACAGGCCCACAACAGAGCTCACTTTGGTGGTCAGGCACATGTCTACCAACAGCAGCAGAAGAGGTTCTCAAGCGGAGGAAATGGTGGGAGGACCTGTAGGACTGTCACGCAGAGAGTAGGAAACATGGTCACCACCTATACCACCTGCAGCTAA